The following proteins come from a genomic window of Canis aureus isolate CA01 chromosome 3, VMU_Caureus_v.1.0, whole genome shotgun sequence:
- the B3GALT6 gene encoding beta-1,3-galactosyltransferase 6, producing MKLLRRAWRHRTALGLGGLALCGAGLLYLARCAADGPRPPPGRSPPSAGPARATAFLAVLVASAPRAAERRSVVRGTWLAAGRRGGPGDVWARFAVGTGGLGAEERRALEREQARHGDLLLLPALRDAYENLTAKVLAMLAWLDEHVAFEFVLKADDDSFARLDALLAELRAREPARRRRLYWGFFSGRGRVKPGGRWREAAWQLCDYYLPYALGGGYVLSADLVHYLRLSREYLRAWHSEDVSLGAWLAPVDVQREHDPRFDTEYKSRGCSNQYLVTHKQSLEDMLEKHQMLTREGRLCKQEVQLRLSYVYDWSAPPSQCCQRKEGIP from the coding sequence aTGAAGCTGCTGCGGCGCGCGTGGCGGCACCGGACAGCGCTGGGCCTGGGTGGCCTGGCGCTCTGCGGCGCCGGGCTGCTCTACTTGGCCCGCTGCGCCGCCGacggcccccgcccgccgcccggccgcAGCCCCCCGTCCGCCGGGCCCGCGCGCGCCACCGCCTTCCTGGCGGTGCTGGTGGCCAGCGCGCCCCGGGCGGCGGAGCGGCGCAGCGTGGTCCGCGGCACGTGGCtggcggcggggcggcgcggcggcCCGGGCGACGTGTGGGCGCGCTTCGCGGTGGGCACGGGCGGCCTGGGCGCCGAGGAGCGCCGGGCCCTGGAGCGCGAGCAGGCACGGCACGGggacctgctgctgctgccggcGCTGCGCGACGCCTACGAGAACCTCACGGCCAAGGTGCTGGCCATGCTGGCCTGGCTGGACGAGCACGTGGCCTTCGAGTTCGTTCTCAAGGCCGACGACGATTCGTTCGCGCGGCTGGACGCGCTGCTGGCCGAGCTGCGAGCCCGCGAGCCCGCGCGTCGCCGCCGCCTCTACTGGGGCTTCTTCTCGGGCCGCGGCCGCGTGAAGCCCGGAGGCCGCTGGCGTGAAGCCGCCTGGCAGCTCTGTGACTACTACCTGCCCTACGCGCTGGGCGGCGGCTACGTGCTCTCGGCCGACCTGGTGCACTACCTGCGCCTCAGCCGGGAGTACCTGCGCGCCTGGCACAGCGAGGACGTGTCCCTGGGCGCCTGGCTGGCGCCGGTGGACGTCCAGCGCGAGCACGACCCGCGCTTTGACACTGAGTACAAGTCCCGCGGCTGCAGCAACCAGTACCTGGTGACGCACAAGCAGAGCCTGGAGGACATGCTGGAGAAGCACCAGATGCTGACACGCGAGGGCCGCCTGTGCAAGCAGGAGGTGCAGCTGCGCCTCTCATATGTGTACGACTGGTCCGCGCCTCCGTCGCAGTGCTGCCAGAGGAAGGAGGGCATCCCCTGA